Below is a window of Nocardia asteroides DNA.
CGGTGCCCGCGCGGAAGAAGCGAGGTGCGCGCCCGGTCAGCTCGCGGATGCGTTCGTGATTGGCCCACACCTCGTGCACGGCTTCGTCGGCCGACGCGGTGCCCGCGATCCGATAGGCCGCCCGGCCGGTCACCGAGAGCGGTTTGTGCGCCACACCGTGGGAGGCGATCTCGAACAGGGGATTCGCTGCCAGCCGCTGCACCCGGCCGGGATCGGCGTCGATCCAGCGCTTGTTGAGGAACAGGGTCGCCGGCACCCGCTCGGCGACCAGCAGATCCAGCAGCGCCTGGTCGATCTCGCTGTTCCCCGGCCCGCCGCACGCGTCGAGGGTGAGCGCCACCTGCTTGCCGACCGCCGGAAAACTACTGGTGATCCCGGGCATCGCCACACCCCATGCCCGCGGCTGCGCGCCCGCGTACCTCGCGGCGACGTCGGCCGGGGAGACACCGAGCGAGGTGGCGAGGGGTGGTTCGACCACGGTGGATATCGGCCGGGCCGTGGGAACCGGACGCTCGGCGGACGGTGCCGGGTACACCTGCGCCGATGAATCACCCTGCGCCGCAGCACATCCAGCGAGAGCGCCGACGGCGAGCGCGGCCGCGGCCCCGAACAACCCGCGCCGCGAAAGCCCCTGGTCACGCATAGTCCACCCCTGTCGATCCGCCCGCCGCCAACACTAACGCCGGTAGTCACCCCGGACCCCAAATCGGGCCTTCAGTTCCCAGTGTGCGCCGGTAGGTCGGAGCACGCCTGCCGACGTTCGCGCCGGAGCGTCGCTGCACAAGCTTGCCGACTGGAGAACGGACAGAAGATCGAAGACAACCGAGTGCGGACATCCAGGAATCAAGGGCGCCGGCGGCCGCGCCCAACGTCGAGATCTCAACGGGCGTGGATATCAGGATTTCTGAAGCGGGTTTGCACCGCGGTGGACTATCCGGCATCGACGAGAACGGTTGGCAGGCAGCATTCCCGAGCTTGACGGGCCGCAACTCGATCATGCCGTTGAGCGACTTCGACTCGAGCCAGGCTCGGCCTGCCCCGCGGAACCCAGCTGACTCAAAGCGATCTTCTGCAGCGCATAAAATTTCTGCGGATCGACAGTTTAAGATAAAGTTCTCACCTGTAATAGATTGGGTTCGGCTAGGAAGAGTAAATGAACAATTCGGAACAAGTGCAACGAGACGAAGAGTTCGACTACTTTGCTAAATCTTTCAAGGGCTCGAAACATGAGGTAGTTGTTACTCTGCGGACACTCAAGAAGTCGCCCTACCCCGAGGCTCGTATTATTCCCTTTATTGAGGCTCTGCTCGACGATAGGTCACCATGTGTAACTGGCATTCCATATCGATATGGCGAGACCAGATGGCTGGCTGCCGGAGCGTTGAGGCGCGTCTATGACGCTCTGGGGATTCGAGAATCTATTGTACTGCACGACGTTCCGGTAACTTTGTCTAGTGATCAGCTCGGCGATCTGGCGAGAGAATCAGGAACGTGCGGTGAATGGACTGATCTGGGTGCCGAGGACCTCTATTTGAGACTTCGAGATACGGGGAAGTTGCCCGTCAGCGACCTGGTGCTGGAGTGGGCGAATGTGGATGATTGAGTTGGTCTGCAGGTGGTGCTGGGCGAGCGCCAAGTGGTCACGGGCGGCGGGGGTTTAGCAGAGATCCCGAGCATCGCCACGGTCAACGGGTGTGGTTCGCGTTAGAGAACCTGGCGGAGACGACGGCAGACTAATTGTGGTCATACAGTCGATTCGTCGGTTGGGCGGAAATGAGTGAATTTAATCATCCTGGCGGGGCGAGATCCGAGTGAAGATTGAATCCGTGCACGATATTGATGTGAGCCATATTGCTGCACGGCTGGGGGGTCATCCTCTTACGCAGGTGCAGAAGGCCGTGTCATAGACAAATATTCGGGCGCGGTGCCGGGATTGCTGCTGGATATTTGGCGCGAGATCGGCTTCCCCGGATATGTCGACGGGCTGTTCTGGTTGTGCAATCCAGAGGAGTGGCAGCCCGCCGTCGACGACTGGATCGAGGGGCTGTGGCTGCCATTCGATGATGAATGGGTGCCATTTACGCGCACGGCATTCTGAACTGTCGCCATGTGGGGAAAAAGGACTGGGGTGAGTCTGACTATTGATCCGCTAAATGAATTTGTGGTTCCGGTCGATCATGGTAGATGATTTGGAAACGCGGCTTCAGATTCTCGTTGCCTTGAAGTTTGATCTAGATATGTTGGATGAGAATGGCGACGGTAGACCACTGTTCGGCAGGCTGTACAAGAAATTGGGGGAACTAGACGATTCGACTATGTATGGATATGCGTACCTGCGGTCGGTTTGGGGGGCTCATTCACGCCGCGTGGTACGGAGATCGTGAACGCGGTCGATCATGTCCGGTTCTCGAGCACGGTGACACCACGTCGAGTGATGAATTGGAAGTTCTGAGGCCGGACAGCGAACGACCGGGTGTCGACGGTGTGAGTGGCCGTCGACACCCGGTCGGGCGGGGTGGGGTGGGTCAGCCGGCGATGGTGGACCAGCCGGCGACCTCTTCGGGGGTGCGGGGGCCTGGCCCGGTGTAGATGGCGGCGGGGCGGACGAGCTTGCCCAGCTGCTTCTGCTCCAGGATGTGGGCGCACCAGCCCGCGGTGCGGCCACAGGTGAACATGGCGGGCATCATGTGGGCGGGGACCTCGGCGAAGTCCAGGATCACGGCGGCCCAGAACTCGACATTGGTCTCGATGGCGCGGTCGGGACGACGCTCGCGGAGTTCGGCCAGGGCGGCCTGCTCCAGGGCGGCGGCGACCTCGAAGCGCGGGGCGTCGAGGCGCTTGGCGGTGGCGCGCAGCACGCGGGCGCGCGGGTCCTCGGCGCGGTAGACGCGGTGGCCGAAGCCCATGAGCTTCTCTTTGCGGTCCAGGATGCCCTTGACCAGCGCGCGGGCGTCGCCGGACTGCTCGACGGCCTCGATCATCGGCAGCACGCGGGCGGGGGCGCCGCCGTGCAGCGGGCCGGACATGGCGCCGATCGCGCCGGACAGCGAGGCCGCCACGTCGGCGCCGGTGGAGGCGATGACGCGGGCGGTGAAGGTGGAGGCGTTCATGCCGTGCTCGGCCGCCGACACCCAGTAGGCGTCGATCGCCTCGGTGTGGCGCGGGTCCGGGTCACCCTTCCAGCGGGTCATGAACCGCTCGGTGACGGTGGT
It encodes the following:
- a CDS encoding polysaccharide deacetylase family protein: MVEPPLATSLGVSPADVAARYAGAQPRAWGVAMPGITSSFPAVGKQVALTLDACGGPGNSEIDQALLDLLVAERVPATLFLNKRWIDADPGRVQRLAANPLFEIASHGVAHKPLSVTGRAAYRIAGTASADEAVHEVWANHERIRELTGRAPRFFRAGTAHYDDVAVAIVNDLGEIPLGFTINADSGATASATQVHHTLTTATPGAIVLAHMHRPKSGTAAGLSTAIPTLRNAGFTFVHL
- a CDS encoding GAD-like domain-containing protein, encoding MPGLLLDIWREIGFPGYVDGLFWLCNPEEWQPAVDDWIEGLWLPFDDEWVPFTRTAF
- a CDS encoding citrate synthase 2, whose protein sequence is MTTSSVPQDFVSGLEGVVAFTTDIAEPDKDGGALRYRGVDIEDLVANRVTFGDVWALLVDGQFGRGLPPAEPFPLPVHTGDVRVDVQAGLAMLAPIWGYEPLLDIDDETARENLARASVMALSYVAQSARGIYQPAVPQRKIDECTTVTERFMTRWKGDPDPRHTEAIDAYWVSAAEHGMNASTFTARVIASTGADVAASLSGAIGAMSGPLHGGAPARVLPMIEAVEQSGDARALVKGILDRKEKLMGFGHRVYRAEDPRARVLRATAKRLDAPRFEVAAALEQAALAELRERRPDRAIETNVEFWAAVILDFAEVPAHMMPAMFTCGRTAGWCAHILEQKQLGKLVRPAAIYTGPGPRTPEEVAGWSTIAG